From one Leptidea sinapis chromosome 22, ilLepSina1.1, whole genome shotgun sequence genomic stretch:
- the LOC126970886 gene encoding uncharacterized protein LOC126970886: MIDNEIENLKAELEHEKSCREAAAWQNGEQEKQIVFIQEEMRKSEYPWDFDGDLHKESAKHKQLLDAIDTLKEQIPLLREKIRNAKVCGPDCKLKHDDLNINLDILCPAELLRTVKRFERLKTDLISTLRSKEWRLDSESKLFVRVNDQKTYLQNELLICQNNIMRLQRNGSYWKNIPRKNDERVMDPKRGPVKKIFCVERLPPIAT; the protein is encoded by the exons ATGATTGATAATGAAATAGAAAATTTGAAAGCAGAGCTAGAACATGAAAAATCGTGCAG GGAAGCTGCTGCATGGCAGAATGGGGAGcaagaaaaacaaattgttttcatTCAGGAGGAAATGCGAAAGTCAGAATATCCATGGGATTTCGACGGTGATCTTCATAAAGAAAGCGCTAAACACAAACAATTGTTAGATGCCATTGATACTTTAAAAGAACAAATACCTCTACTCCGCGAAAAAATTAGAAATGCAAAAGTGTGTGGTCCAG ACTGCAAATTGAAACACGATGACTTAAATATCAATCTAGATATACTTTGTCCA GCTGAATTATTGAGAACTGTGAAACGCTTCGAACGACTTAAAACCGACCTCATAAGCACACTTCGAAGCAAAGAATGGCGATTGGATTCTGAATCAAAA CTTTTTGTAAGAGTTAATGATCAGAAGACATACCTGCAAAATGAGTTACTAATAtgtcaaaataacataatgCGCTTGCAACGAAATGGCTCATATTGGAA gaATATTCCCCGCAAAAATGACGAACGAGTCATGGACCCAAAGCGAGGGCCTgtgaagaaaatattttgtgtgGAACGCTTACCGCCCATTGCAACATAG